The Lycium barbarum isolate Lr01 chromosome 12, ASM1917538v2, whole genome shotgun sequence genome includes a region encoding these proteins:
- the LOC132621483 gene encoding uncharacterized protein LOC132621483 — MCHQQGHNKKYCKVLSGEEAPSQSSQDPDESSRQAAPKRPRQTAPKRPRQTAPTRSSQPAPSTPRQTAPTSSIQPAPLTSVPVSPTSSSQPTHSTAVCDDTTRVRRVNQSKRVRSSSQPAPPTDISIPIARGITSQLPLRRRQVAGQKRAKVATGEKPASRGHKRAADVGFGIYTSTSGAQILNLGTSSQRILETGSAYKDASPTGIDLGYKAK, encoded by the exons ATGTGTCATCAACaaggacataacaagaaatattgCAAG GTGTTGTCAGGTGAAGAAGCACCTAGCCAAAGTTCACAAGACCCTGATGAGTCTTCAAGGCAAGCTGCACCAAAAAGGCCAAGGCAAACTGCACCAAAAAGGCCAAGGCAAACTGCACCAACAAGGTCAAGCCAACCTGCACCTTCAACTCCAAGGCAAACTGCACCAACAAGCTCAATCCAGCCTGCACCTTTAACTTCTGTACCAGTTTCACCTACAAGCTCAAGCCAGCCTACACATTCAACAGCAGTTTGTGATGATACAACTAGAGTTAGGAGGGTGAATCAATCAAAAAGAGTTAGAAGCTCAAGCCAGCCAGCCCCACCTACAGATATAAGTATTCCTATTGCAAGAGGAATAACAAGTCAACTACCTCTTAGAAGAAGACAAGTTGCTGGACAAAAGAGAGCCAAGGTTGCAACTGGAGAGAAACCTGCAAGTAGGGGACACAAGAGGGCAGCTGATGTTGGATTTGGAATATACACAAGTACAAGTGGAGCTCAAATACTAAAT CTAGGAACATCAAGCCAAAGGATTCTAGAAACTGGTTCAGCTTACAAGGATGCAAGTCCAACAGGCATAGACCTTGGTTATAAAGCTAAATGA